From the Lampris incognitus isolate fLamInc1 chromosome 10, fLamInc1.hap2, whole genome shotgun sequence genome, one window contains:
- the LOC130119951 gene encoding ras-related protein Rap-2a-like — translation MSLDAKEKMEVRLAFMGAAGVGKTALIRRFLQDSFESKHKRTVEELHSKEYEVGGVTVTIRIMDTSGSYSFPAMRKLSIQNSDAFALVYAVDDAESLQAVKSLREEILEVKEDKFAPIVVVGNKSDRQQERQVSSEDVLSAVALDWSNSVVEASAKDDDNVVEVFRELLQQANLPSRLSPALRRRRETFPKDGNGRPPMNKTNSCLIS, via the coding sequence ATGTCCCTGGACGCGAAGGAGAAGATGGAGGTGCGCCTGGCGTTCATGGGAGCGGCGGGGGTCGGGAAGACGGCGCTCATCCGGCGCTTCCTGCAGGACTCCTTCGAGTCGAAGCACAAACGCACGGTGGAGGAGCTCCACAGCAAGGAGTACGAGGTGGGCGGCGTCACGGTCACCATCCGCATCATGGACACCAGCGGCAGCTACTCCTTCCCCGCCATGCGCAAGCTCTCCATCCAAAACAGCGACGCCTTCGCGCTGGTCTACGCGGTGGACGACGCCGAGTCCCTGCAGGCCGTCAAGAGCCTGCGGGAGGAGATCCTGGAGGTGAAGGAGGACAAGTTCGCGCCCATCGTGGTGGTGGGCAACAAGAGCGACCGGCAGCAGGAGCGGCAGGTGTCCAGCGAGGACGTGCTGTCCGCGGTGGCGCTGGACTGGAGCAACAGCGTCGTGGAGGCTTCGGCCAAAGACGACGACAACGTGGTGGAGGTGTTCCGCGAGCTGCTGCAGCAGGCCAACCTGCCCAGCCGCCTCAGCCCGGCGCTGCGCAGGCGGAGGGAGACCTTCCCCAAAGACGGCAACGGCCGGCCCCCCATGAACAAGACCAACAGCTGCCTCATCTCCTAA